A stretch of DNA from Mycobacterium senriense:
GGCGCCCAGCCCGATCGGCCCCGCCCCGAACACGAGGACCTTATCCGTCGGTTTGGGCCGGCAGCGGTTCGCGCCGTGGCGCGCGACGGCCATCGGTTCGTTGAGCGCGGCCACTTCCCACGGGATGTGATCCGGGATCACTTCGAGACTTGTTCCGCGGACGGCATTTTCGATGAGTAGGTAGTCGGCGAGCGCCCCGGTGGCGCCGCCGTTGCCGATGATGCCGCTGGGCGCGGCCATCGGATTGATGACGACGTGATCGCCGACGGACAACCCGGTCACCTGCGCGCCGACCTCGACGACTTCCCCGGCGGGCTCGTGCCCGAGCGGGGTATGCCCCTGGCGTGGCGGGATGCCGCCGATGGTGATGTAGAACGCGTCCGAACCGCAGATGCCGCAGGCGCGCATCCGCACGAGGACGCCGCGCGGGCCCACGTCGGGGCGCTCGGTGTCGAGGACTTCGGCCGTGCCCGGGCCGGTCACCACGGATGCTTTCACGGTGTGCCTTCCAGTTCGATGTCGAAGGTATCGAGATACTCGGCGAACGTCGGCGCGAGCTGTTCGACGGTCAGGCCGTACTCGTCGAGGCGATAGGCGTTGAGCGCGAACCGGTCCTGCGGGTGATCGGCGAGCCAATTGCGCATGCGCGCTTCGGTTTCGGCGGTCAGTGGTTCGTCCGCCCACTCGTAGATGCGCCGCATGACGTGCATCGGGTCGCGCATCATCTCGTGGTAGTACATGTGGAAGAAGCGCTCGTCGCCGATGCGTTCGCGTACCCGCAGCGGCCGGTCGACGTGGTAGCGCATCTGCCACATCGCGAGCCGGCCCATGTCCGTCTGATCGAGCAGCTCGGTGTTCATCACCAGGCTCTGCGGCAGCCGCCACAGGTTGCACAGCGAACCGGTCGCCTTGTACGGATCGCGGTGCGCCCAGATCAGCCGGGCGTCGGGGAACACCTTGAGCAGCGCCTCGATGTGCACCGAATGCGACGGCATCTTCAGGCTCCAGTTGCCCGGCGCGGTGGACTGCAGCACCTGCAGATAGCGTTTCTGGTATTCGTAGGTGCTGCTCATGTCGGCCTCGTCGAACAGCCAGCGCGCGTAACGATCCGTCGGCAGGAACGAGTCCCAGGAGAGACCCTTGAAATCCTGGTTGTGAATGAACATGTCCTCGGTCGGACCGTCGGCGTCTTCCCAGTGCGGCAGCGGCATTTTCGCCTGTGTCACCAGTTCGAGGATCTTGCGCTGCTCCTCCAGCAGGGCCAGGCACCGCGGGTCGGTGCGCAGCGTGTCGGTGCCGGCGGGCGGGATCGGGGCCACGCACTGCCAGTGCAGCAGCGATCGCCGGGACGGGTCCTGGTCGAGAAGGTAGCTGATCACCGTGGTGCCGGTGCGGGGCATGCCGAGCACGATCAGCGGCCGCTCGACGGGCGCGTCCAGCACGTCGGGATGCGTCTGGATGTAGCCGTGCACCTGCATGCGCCGCCCCAGCGCGTTGGTAGCGTCGTCGAGGACCCGCTCGCGGCCGAACGGGGTGAAGGCCGGCGAGGTGTTGAGTTCGTCGACCATGAGCTGCAGCCCGTCGCGCCATGAGTCGGAGTCGATTCCGGTGAGGCCGGTGCGCCGGGCCGCCAGCTCGAAGACGTCGTCGGCGGTCGCGATGTTGTCGAAGTCGCTCATGGCCCTAGACCGTCAGGTATCCACCGTCGACGGCGATGGTGCTGCCGGTGATGTACGAGGCGGCGTCGGTACACAAGAACAGCGCCGCGCCGGCGCAGTCCTGGGGAGTCCCGGGCCTGCCCAGCGGCGTGTGGAAGCCGATCTCGACGTCCATCACCTCGGGAATTCCCATGGCCGGGTGCGTCATTCGCGTGTCGATGAGCCCGGGTGCGATGGCGTTGACCCGTATCCCGTCGTTGGCCCACCGCCGCGACAGGTTCATCGTCAGGGCGATCAGGCCCATCTTCGACGAGGCGTAGCCCGGGACGAACACCGCCGACCGGAACGCGGACATCGAGACGACGCTGACGACGCTCGCGCCGCCCGGGGCCTGACTGGATTTGAGGCGCTCGTGGCAGCGCATGGTCAGCCGCATCGGGCCCAGCATGTTCTGCGTCACCGACGCGACGTAGCCGTCCGGATCGTATTCGTCGCCGGCGGGATAGGGGCCGCCCGCGTTGTTGATCAGGATGTCCAGGTCACCCAGTGAATCGGCTAGGGCATCAATGGATTCGGGATCCTGGATCTGGCATTGGCGGTAGGTGAACGCGTCCAGTTCCGTCTCGGGATAGTCGGCTGCCGAGCCGCGGGTGCCGGTTGCCGTGACGGCCGCCCCGGCGCCGGCGAACGCGGTCGCGATCGCGTTGCCGATGCCGCTGGTGCCGCCGGTCACCAGCACGTGGGCGCCGGTGAAATCGAAGTTGACGGAGTTCATTCCGAGTCCCTTTCTAAGGTCCTCAATTCGTTGATTGACTTTATGAGCCAGGCCTTTTCCCAGAAGTTTTCGGTGCCGGCCAGCAGCACCTCGTGCGCATCAGCGGCCGTCGCCCGCGCCCCCGCGTGCAGCGGCTGCGCGGCCAGGATCAAGTCGGTGAGGTGGATGGCCTGCACCGCACGGCCGACGGCCAGGTTGGCGCGGGCGGCGTCCAACAGCGCGTCTGCGCCCGCGGCGCTGACCACGTCGGCGGCAACCGAATCCGGTGCCACGTCATAGAGTTCGGTGGTGGAGCGATGCCGGAACCATCCGGTGTACATCTCCCAGATGGCCCGCACATTCCAGGAGGTCTTTCCGTAGCCCTCGCCGATGTCGAGGTGCTCGGGCATCTTGACCTCGCGCATCGCGGTGTGGAGGTCGGCGCCGGAATTCATCAGTTCGGCCGTGCGATCGTGCACGGCCTGCATTCCGTCGCGCATCGCGGTGACCTCCTCGGCGATGCGGTCGGCCCCTTCGATGGGGTCGAAGTGACCGGTGATCAGCCGCCGCGGTCCGTACTCCAGCACGGTGTTCAGAGACTCGATGTAGAGGATCGGGTCGCGATACCGATCGCCGCGGATGGTCATCAGGTTCGGGACGTGGCCGAACAGCGGACCGAACAGGTTGCCGGTGAACAGGATTCGATCCTCGGGCAGCCACACCACCAGCGCGTCGGTGGTCTCGCCCCCGGGCGTCCACGCCAGCTCGAAGGTGCGTCCGCCAACCGTGAGGCTCATGCGCTGGTCGAACGTCGTGGTCGGCTCGGGGAACGAGAAGTCGATGGTCGCGGGGTCGATGGTCTTGAAGTGCTCGAGCACGGCGTCGGAGAACTTCTGGAAGGCGAACGACGTCTTGGGCACCCGGTAGCCCATCAGCAGGGTGTTGTCGTCGCGCCAGTACCGGTAGTTGCGGTGCATGACTACTTGGGTTTCCTCGGTGCCAGCGTCGCGCAGCGAATTCACCCCGCCCCAGTGGTCGGCGTGCCCCTGGGTGACGATGATGGCGCGCGTCGGGCCGGCCACGTCGGCAAAAGCCTTGCGGTGCAACGGGCCTTCGAAGACCAGCCCACCGTTGACGATGACCCGCCCGTCGTCGGTGCCGACCGCGTAGGAGTTGGAGACGCCAGGCGACATCCAGATGTCATCGCCAAGCGGAACCGCAGGAGTGTCGGTTGCCGCCGCCAGATCGGCGGCCCCGGGACGCTCCCGGTGAATCCCAGCCATGACTTGCGATCCTCTACAGTTCTAGAGGTAAAGTCAATACTCATGGGTCTGCGCGGTCTGGCCGACAAGGTGGCGATCGTCGTCGGTGGCGCCACCGGCATTGGTGCTGCGACGGCAGCCCGGCTGGCCGGCGAAGGCTGCCGGGTGGTCGTCGGTGACGTCGCGGCCGACGCCGCGGAGCAGACCGTCGCGGGCATCGTCGAGGCAGGCGGCACGGCCACCCACGTCGCCTTCGACCTCGCGGATCCCGCGTCGGTCTCCGGTCTGATCGATTCGGCCGCAACGACTTACGGTGGGGTTGATCTGCTGTTCAACGTCGGCGCGGATATGAGCACGATCCGTGCCGACAGCGATGTGGTCGACATCGACTTCGACGTGTGGGATCGCGTGATGGCCGTCAACCTGCGCGGCTACGTGGCCGCCATGAAATACGCGATCCCGAGAATGCTGGACCGCGGCGGCGGGGCGATTGTCAACATGTCCTCGGCGGCGGCGTTCCAGGGCGAGCCCGCGCGTCCGGCCTATGCCACCGCGAAAGCCGGCATCGGCGCGCTCACCCGGCATGTCGCGTCGCGATGGGGAAAGGACAACATCCGGTGCAACGCGGTCGCGCCCGGCTTCACCGCGACCGAGACCATCCGTTCGGTGCCGCAATGGCCGGACCTTCAGGCCGCCGCGCTCAGGCGCATCCGGGGGCCCCGCGTCGGCGATCCCGGCGACGTCGCCGCGCTGGTCGCCTTCCTGCTCTCGGCCGAGGGCGAATGGATCAACGGCCAGGTCGTCAACGTCGACGGCGGCACGGTGCTGCGTTGAGGACGGAGATGGCCACCGACAGATCACGCAGACGCAACGGCGACGAACGCCGCCGCGATCTGTGCGATGCGGCGATCCGGGTGCTGGCCGAGCACGGCTCGCGCGGACTGACGCACGGGCAGGTCGACCGCGTCGCAGGTGTGCCCGAGGGCACCACGTCGTACTACTACCGCACGCGTGCCGCCCTGCTGCGCGGCGTCGGCAAGCGCGTCGCGGAGATCGATGTGGCCAATCTGCAATCGGTGATCGACGAGCCGGTCGATCCGCGCTCCCCCTTCGCACATCTGGCGCGGCTCACCATGTTCCAGGCCGAGGGATCGGGACTCATGCTCAACAGGGCGCGCCACGAACTGCTGCTGGGCGCCGCACGCGATCCCGGCCTGGCCGAGACGTCGCAGGTGTTCGTCGCCCGGATCAACGGCATGGCCCGTGACGCCATCGCCCACCTGCAGCCGGACACTCGCCACCCGGCACTGCTGGCCGCGCAGACCACCGCCGTCACCACGTTCATCGCCGGTGTCTTCACCCGGCTGGCCGCCGGCGACCGCAACGTCGGGGACGCCGAGCAGCTCGGCCGCCTGCTGGAAGCGGTGGCCACCGCGGTATCGCTTGCGGCCCAGCGAACTTAAGCATCCGGCGAAAAAGCACTCCCTGGCCGGTCCATTGCGCATACCGTTAACGCCGGTTCGTGCGCCCACAGGAGGATTGGATGGACATGATACGTTTTGCCGCCGCAGGTCTGCTGGCGTTGGCGGGGCTGCTGACGATCGGCGTGGGCGTCAGCGGCGCCGACACGATTCAGACGGAGGGCAATTACCCGACGCGGGAGGCGTGTCAGAACGCCGGCCCGGGCGTCAAGGCCACCACGCCGGGGAGCTGGAACAACTTCTGGTGCGTTCCGGACCGGAACGTCAACGGCAACTGGAAGTTGGTTCTGAGCAACTGATCCGGCCGTCAGACGGGCACGCCCTTCCCGGTCCAAGCCGCTGAAATCACTTGTGTCACTGTGGTTTCAAGAGTATCTGATCGACGATTTTTGTCGGTGGGCTCCGATAGTTTCGGGGCATGAGTTCGGGCGGCATCATCGATCGGGACGCGATCACCGCGGCCTTCGATGCGCTCGATGCCGCAGTCGAGGGCGTAGCGGACCTGAGTTTTGACGCGCTGGCTCCCCGGGAATGCCTGGCGCTGTTGGAGCGCTCCGAAAGGGTGCGCCGACGGCTGCCGGTGGCCGAGCATAAGCTGATCAATCAGGTTGCGCGACAGGCCACCCCGGCCGAGCTGGGCGGCAAGCTGTCTCACGCGCTGGCCGAACGGATGTTGATCAGCCGCGCCGAGGCCGCGCGTCGCATCCGGGAGGCCGCCGATCTGGGACCACGGCAGGGGCTGACCGGGGAGCCATTGGCGCCGGCACTGGCGGGCACCGCCGCGAGGCAGCGGGCGGGACAGCTCGGGGCCGGCCACGTCGCCGTCATCCGCCGGTTCTGCCACCGGCTGCCCGGCTGGATCGACCAACTCACCCGCGAGCGCGCCGAAGCCGATCTGGCCAAGCAGGGCAGTCGATATCGGCCCGAACAACTGGACGCGCTGGCCGACACCCTGGCAGATTGCCTCAACCCCGACGGCACCTACCGCGACGAGGACCGGACCCGCCGCCGCGGGCTGACGCTTGGCAACCAACAGGCCGACGGCATGTCGCAATTGCGCGGCTGGCTCACTCCCGAACTGCGCGCCACCCTGGAAGCCGTGTTGGCCAAGCTGGCCGCACCGGGCATGTGCAACCCGTTCGACGAGACGCCGTGTGTTGACGGCGCACCCACCCAGGACGCCATCGACCGCGACCCGCGATCGGCCGCCCAGCGCAACCATGACGCACTCGGCGCCGCGCTACGCGCGCTGCTGGCCTCCGGCGAGCTGGGTCAGCACAACGGGCTGCCGGCCTCCATCGTCGTCACCACCACACTCAACGAACTGGAAGCTGCCGCAGGTAAAGGCCTCACCGGCGGCGGCACCATCCTGCCGATGAGCGACGTGATCCGCCTGGCCCGCCACGCCCGCCATTACCTGGCGATCTTCGACAAGGGCAAGGCGCTGGCGCTCTATCACACCAAACGACTCGCCTCCCCCGGACAGCGAATTGTGTTGTACGCCAAGGATCGCGGGTGCTCGGCCCCGGGCTGCACCGTGCCCGGCTACTACTGCGAGGTCCATCACGTCACCGACTACGCCACCTGCCACAGCACCGACGTCAACGATTTGACCTTCGCCTGCGGACCCCAACACCGCCTCCTGACACCCGGAGGCTGGACCACCCGCAAGAACGCCCGCGGTGACACCGAATGGATCCCGCCCCCGCACTTAGACCGAGGCCAACCGCGCATCAACACCTTCCATCACCCCGAGAAGCTGCTGCGCGATGGAGACGACGATGAGGCGGCGTAGCTGGAATGGTCCCATTTCCGGAATTTGAGAGGTTGTACCGAGGTCCTAACGTGACCACGACCAGACCGGAACTTTCGGCTCGTGGCCCCAACCACAGAGCACGAATAGCGCTGTCCTATCGGAAAATCGCAACGGGACGGGTGGCAAGAGCGGGCCACACGTCGAGGCTAAGCGGCGACGCTGGCGCTAGGAAGCCTTTACAGCGAAGTGGAGGTCGGGTGGCGAACCTACGAGAACTTCGCACTCAGGCCGCCCATGGGCCCACGCCACCGATTTTCTCGATCGTGATGTGAGTCAGGTACCCGGGGGGTGCGTCAGGCGGCGGGAACCCCGTACCGGGGCCGAAGATAGTCGTGGCGATCTCGTTGAGTACTTCGGGAGCACCGCCCTCCTCGACGCGCGCTGTGCCCCTGATCGACAGATAGGGCGTCTGTGGCCCGCTGCGGTCGGTGGACGCGATGGTCACCGCCACGCGGGGATCACGCCGGATGTTGCGGATCTTCTGATGCTCCTGCAGATGAGCGGTGACTAGCTCATCACCGCCGTCGGCTGTACTTTGCACCGTCACCCAAACCAGGCTGACTTGCGGGCTGCCATCGCGATTGATCGTGACAAGCGTGGCCGGGTCGGAACCGATCAGTTGGCGTGCGCTGTCGTTGAGCTTTGCGATGTTCATTGCGTTCTCCTGATTCGTCGTGTTTCCGGGCATCTCGGTTGTCTATCCATACGACGAAGAAGCTGTGCGCAATCCGACAGCCGGTCGTCGTGCTGCTGGCGACCAGCGAGGAACTACGGAAGCGGAGACGACGATGAGGCGGCGTAGCGGCTAGAGCAGCGCTACAGGATTTTCATCTGCTCGGGCTGCGGCTCGGCCGGCTCGAGCAACTGCGGACCGTTGTTGCGGACGTTGTTGACCAACGTCGACACCTCGCGCATCCGGATGGCGCGGACGTCGGGCGTGCGGGCCAGCAGCTGCTCGTCGATCGCGGCGTCCGGGTCCAGCCACCGGTCCCAGTCGCGCTGGGGCAGCACCAGCGGCATCCGATCGTGAATCTGCGCCAGCTCCCCCGGCGCATCGGTGGTGATGATCGTGCAGCTCAGCAACGGCGAAGCGTCCTTGGCCGGTTTCCAGACCGACCACAGGCCGGCCATGAACAGCGGCTCCCCGTCTTCGGAGTACATGAAGAACGGCGTCTTGCGGGTCTTCTTGCCGGCCGCGTCGTTCGAGTTGACCCGCCACTCGTAGTAGCCGTCCATCGGGATTAGGCAGCGTTTGGACTTGGCGCTGGTCCGGAAGGCGGGCGACGTGGTGACCTTGTTCGCGCGGGCGTTGATCAGCATCGGGCCCTTGGTGTCGGGCGCGCCGTCGGGGCCGGCCTTGGCCCACGGCGGCACCAAACCCCAGCGCATCAGCCGCACCCGCCGAGTCGGCTGGTCCTCGGGCTCGGAATGCCGGCTGACGACGGTCGCGATGGTCGAGGTCGGGGCGACGTTGTAGTTGGGGGCGCTCGAACCGGCGTCGGCACCGGTGGCCTCGTCAATCGCCTTGATCTTCTCGGCCAGCAGGGCCGGGTCGGTGGTCACCGCGAACCGTCCACACATGCATTCCATGGTGGCAGAAGCCGGCGACAGGCGATGATGGACCGATGAGTACGTGGACTGCCCCCTTGGCGTCGCAGCCGGTGCACGCGACCGTGACCGTTCCGGGTTCGAAGTCGCAGACCAACCGGGCCCTGGTGCTGGCGGCGCTGGCGGCCACCCAGGAACAGGGCACCCCGACGGTCAGCGGGGCGTTGCGCAGCCGTGACACCGACCTGATGATCGGGGCGCTGCGCACTCTGGGCTTACGTATCGAAGGTGACGAGACGGAGCTGACGGTCAGCGGTCGCGTCGCACCGGAGACGCCGGCGCAAGTCGATTGCGGCCTGGCCGGCACGGTGCTGAGGTTCGTGCCGCCGCTGGCGGCGCTCGCCGAGTCGGCGGTGGAGTTCGACGGCGACGAGCAGGCCCGGGCACGACCAATCGCGCCGCTGCTCGACGCGCTGCGCGGGCTCGGCGTCCGGATCGACGGCGCCGGTCTCCCGTTTCGGGTGTTGGGCGCCGGTTCGATCCCCGGCGGCACCGTGGAAATCGACGCCTCGGCCTCGTCGCAGTTCGTCTCGGGGTTGCTGTTGTGCGCGGCCTCGTTCGCCGAGGGCCTGACCGTGGAGCACACGGGTGCGTCGTTGCCGTCGGCGCCGCACATCGCGATGACGGTGGTGATGCTGCGTCAGGCCGGGGTTGACGTCGACGACTCCGTCACCAACCGCTGGACGGTGCGGCCCGGGCCGGTCGCGGCCCGGCACTGGGAGGTGGAGCCGGACCTGACCAACGCCGTTCCGTTCCTGGCGGCGGCGGTGGTCAGCGGCGGCACCGTGCGCATCACCGGCTGGCCGACCGAGAGCGTGCAGCCCGCCGAGAACATCCTGGCCGTCCTGCGCAAGATGAATGCCGATGTCACACAGAATGATTCGTTCCTAGAAGTACGCGGGTCCGGGGAGTACGGCGGCTTCGACGTCGACCTGCGCGCGGTCGGCGAGCTGACGCCGTCGGTGGCCGCCCTGGCGGCGCTGGCGACGCCCGGATCGGTATCCCGGCTCACAGGCATCGGTCATCTGCGCGGCCACGAGACCGATCGGCTGGCCGCGCTGAGCGCCGAGATCAACCGCCTCGGCGGCGATTGCGCGGAAACGCCCGACGGCCTGGAGATCACCGCGACGCCGCTGCGGGCCGGGGTGTGGCACGTGTACGCCGACCATCGGATGGCGATGGCGGGTGCGATCGTCGGGCTGCGGGTGGACGGGGTCGAGGTGAACGACATCGGCGCCACCGGCAAGACGTTGCCAGACTTTCCGCAACTGTGGGCCCGCATGCTGGAGCCCGGGGAAGAGCGCGGCATGTGAAGCCCGGCGACTACGACGAGTCGGACGTCAAGATCCGCTCCGGCCGGGGTTCCCGCCCGCGGACCAAGACCCGTCCCGAGCACGCCGACGCGAAGGCCGCGATGGTGGTCAGCGTTGACCGTGGCCGCTGGGGATGCGTGCTGGGGGGCGACGTCGATCGCCGGGTCACCGCCATGCGGGCGCGCGAACTGGGCCGCACCCCGATCGTGGTGGGCGACGACGTCGACGTGGTCGGCGACCTGTCCGGTCGGCCGGACACCCTGGCCCGCATCGTGCGTCGCGGCGAGCGACGAACGGTGTTGCGGCGCACCGCCGATGACACCGATCCGACCGAACGGGTGGTGGTCGCCAACGCCGACCAGCTGCTGATCGTGGTGGCGCTGGCCGACCCGCCGCCCCGCACCGGCCTGGTGGACCGGACGCTGATCGCCGCCTACGCCGGCGGTCTCACGCCAATTCTGTGCCTGACCAAGACCGACCTCGCCCCGCCGGAGCCGTTCGCCGAGCAGTTCATCGACCTGGACCTGACGGTGGTCGAGGCAGGCCGCGACGATCCCCTGCCCGCGGTGGCGGACCTGCTCGCGGGCAAGATCACCGTGCTGCTCGGGCATTCCGGCGTCGGCAAGTCCACCTTGGTGAACCGCCTGGTGCCCGATGCCGACCGCGCCGTCGGCGTTGTGACCGATATCGGCAGGGGACGGCACACGTCGACGCAGTCGGTGGCGCTGCCGTTGACCGAGCCGCTGGGCACCACCGGCTGGGTGATCGACACGCCGGGCATCCGTTCCTTCGGGCTCGCGCACATCCAGCCCGACGACGTCATGATGGCGTTCTCCGACCTGGCCGAGGCCATCGCGGACTGCCCGCGCGGCTGCGGGCACATGGGGCCGCCGGCCGATCCCGAGTGCGCGCTGGACACCCTGACCGGGCCCGCCGTGCGCCGCGTCGCCGCGGCCCGCCGGCTACTGGCCGCGCTCAATCAGACTTCTTAGCCAGCCGCATGCCGAGCTCATCGGGCGGCACCAGATGGCCTTCCGCGCAACGTATTTCGACGCTCGCCTCGGCGCCGCAGCCCAGGTGGATCAGCCGCAGCCGGTTGCGGCCCGGCAGATGACGCCTCCCCCATTCGAACATCGCCCACACCACCGGCATGAAGTCGATGCCGGCGTCGGTGAGCACGTACTCGTCGCGGCTGCGCTGCCCGGGCTCCTGATAACGCTGGCGCCGTAGCAGTCCCAGCTCGACCAGTTCGCTCAGCCGCGCCGAGGTGGCGGCCTTGGTGATGCCCACCCGGCGGGCGAAGTCGTCGAATCGGGTGGTGCCGTAGTACGCCTCGCGCATGATCAGCATCGCGGATTTGGTTCCGACGACCGCCATCGTCTTCTCGATCGCGCACTCGCCCACCGCCGACCAGGCGTCGCGGTCGGCCAGCGGTCCTTGCAGCAGTGTCATCTAAATCACCTCCGCACCTGGGTTGCTTTAAGCATACCGAGGTGTTTACCTGAATACAGTGATCTATACCTAGATCAGCCAGACTCGAGGAGGAGTCATGAACCGCGACGCCGTCATTGTCGGAGCCGTCCGCACCCCCATCGGCAAGGGCAAGGCCAGTGGCGCGCTGCACGACGTGTTGCCCGCCGATCTGCTGGCCCACAGCCTGCGCGAGCTGGTGGCGCGCACCGGCGTGGATCCGGCCCAAGTCGACGATGTCATCGCCGGCGCCGTCACCCAGGTCGGTGACCAGGCGGCCAACATCGCCCGTAATGCGCTGCTGGGCGCCGGTTTCCCGGAATCGGTTCCCGGTGTCACGATCGACCGGCAATGCGGCAGTAGCCAGCAGGCCATCAGCTTCGCCGCCCAGGGCGTGGTCGCCGGCGCCTACGACCTCGTGATCGCCGGTGGCGTCGAGTCGATGAGCCGCGTGCCGATGGGCACGCAGGTGCTGCCGGGCAGCAACCCGATGGGCGAGGACATGACCCGGCGCTACCCCGACGGCCTGGTCCCGCAGGGCATCAGCGCCGAACTGATCGCCGCGAAGTGGGGCTTCTCGCGCGTTCAGCTCGACGAGTTCTCGGCCGGCAGCCACGAGAAGGCGGCCCGCGCCACCAAGGAGGGGCTGTTCGACAACGAGCTCATTCCGATCGCCGGGCTGGCCACCGACGAAATCATCCGCCCCGGCACCACGGTCGAGACGCTAGCGGGGTTGCAGCCGGCGTTCTATAGCGATGCGGCCAAAGCCCGCTTCCCGCAGATTAATTGGGAGATCACGCCCGGTAACTCCTCGCCGCTGTCCGATGGCAGCGCCGCGGTGCTGATCGCCAGCAGGGAGGCCGCCGGCAAGCTGGGGCTGCGTCCGCTGGCGCGGATCCACACCGCCACCGTGGTGGGCTCCGACCCGCTGTACATGCTGACCGGCGTTATTCCCGCGACCGAGAAGGTCTTGCGCCGTGCGGGTTTGACGCTGGCCGACATCGACCTGTTCGAGGTGAACGAGGCGTTCGCGCCCGTCGTGCTGGCCTGGGCCCAGGACACCGGGGCGGATCTGGCCAAGACCAACGTCAACGGCGGCGCGATCGCGA
This window harbors:
- the rsgA gene encoding ribosome small subunit-dependent GTPase A, giving the protein MKPGDYDESDVKIRSGRGSRPRTKTRPEHADAKAAMVVSVDRGRWGCVLGGDVDRRVTAMRARELGRTPIVVGDDVDVVGDLSGRPDTLARIVRRGERRTVLRRTADDTDPTERVVVANADQLLIVVALADPPPRTGLVDRTLIAAYAGGLTPILCLTKTDLAPPEPFAEQFIDLDLTVVEAGRDDPLPAVADLLAGKITVLLGHSGVGKSTLVNRLVPDADRAVGVVTDIGRGRHTSTQSVALPLTEPLGTTGWVIDTPGIRSFGLAHIQPDDVMMAFSDLAEAIADCPRGCGHMGPPADPECALDTLTGPAVRRVAAARRLLAALNQTS
- a CDS encoding winged helix-turn-helix transcriptional regulator, which codes for MTLLQGPLADRDAWSAVGECAIEKTMAVVGTKSAMLIMREAYYGTTRFDDFARRVGITKAATSARLSELVELGLLRRQRYQEPGQRSRDEYVLTDAGIDFMPVVWAMFEWGRRHLPGRNRLRLIHLGCGAEASVEIRCAEGHLVPPDELGMRLAKKSD
- a CDS encoding thiolase family protein encodes the protein MNRDAVIVGAVRTPIGKGKASGALHDVLPADLLAHSLRELVARTGVDPAQVDDVIAGAVTQVGDQAANIARNALLGAGFPESVPGVTIDRQCGSSQQAISFAAQGVVAGAYDLVIAGGVESMSRVPMGTQVLPGSNPMGEDMTRRYPDGLVPQGISAELIAAKWGFSRVQLDEFSAGSHEKAARATKEGLFDNELIPIAGLATDEIIRPGTTVETLAGLQPAFYSDAAKARFPQINWEITPGNSSPLSDGSAAVLIASREAAGKLGLRPLARIHTATVVGSDPLYMLTGVIPATEKVLRRAGLTLADIDLFEVNEAFAPVVLAWAQDTGADLAKTNVNGGAIAIGHPLGASGARLMTTLVNALEQRGGRYGLQTMCEGGGMANATIIERLG